One Rhipicephalus microplus isolate Deutch F79 unplaced genomic scaffold, USDA_Rmic scaffold_12, whole genome shotgun sequence DNA segment encodes these proteins:
- the LOC142783740 gene encoding uncharacterized protein LOC142783740, with protein sequence MLSVNNLVRPPKRASVDGDGPQLLFKLQDLFNKEAAPVNHVDSLAILLDDVLLEPTESEKEALADLSPKECILDYLAGYVAQKFSEMCCTDCVESLKGLQRSPSDLILVKSRGYLQVPSTKLLNLLQIAEEHVEEFTVKQTACAGVYMGIVEQVLLDNRTASAAVGCPTNFVGMTAEVLHLFLRCRLHFFTREKNKQSRVTKRATCPAGGGRKPN encoded by the exons ATGCTTTCAGTCAACAACCTTGTCCGCCCACCCAAGCGGGCATCAGTTGATGGCGACGGGCCGCAGTTGCTGTTCAAGCTGCAGGACCTCTTCAACAAGGAAGCTGCTCCTGTCAATCAT GTTGACTCCCTGGCCATTCTCCTGGATGACGTTCTTTTGGAGCCGACTGAGAGTGAGAAAGAGGCCCTCGCGGACTTGTCTCCAAAGGAGTGCATTTTAGACTACCTTGCCGGCTATGTTGCTCAAAAATTTTCGGAGATGTGCTGCACCGACTGCGTGGAGTCTTTAAAAGGCTTGCAACGATCACCAAGTGACCTCATTCTTGTGAAGTCAAGAGGTTACCTTCAGGTCCCCTCTACCAAACTGCTAAACCTCCTCCAAATTGCTGAAGAGCATGTAGAAGAATTTACGGTGAAGCAAACTGCGTGTGCTGGTGTGTACATGGGCATTGTTGAGCAGGTTTTGCTGGACAATCGTACAGCTTCAGCTGCTGTCGGCTGCCCCACCAACTTTGTTGGGATGACTGCTGAAGTTCTACACCTTTTTCTTCGGTGCCGCCTGCATTTTTTCACACGCGAAAAAAATAAGCAGTCACGTGTGACCAAGCGAGCAACATGCCCAGCTGGTGGAGGGAGAAAGCCAAACTGA